A stretch of Episyrphus balteatus chromosome 2, idEpiBalt1.1, whole genome shotgun sequence DNA encodes these proteins:
- the LOC129909304 gene encoding partitioning defective 6 homolog gamma: MSKNKINITNIESDVIEVKSKFDAEFRRWGFKRNEPTTFENFSALIEQLHRLNNIQFLILYIDPRDNDLLPINNDDNFGRALKTAKPLLRIIVQRKDYFEDFSGYGTMKPRSNIISSILGQTPVKTKAPTISNPHDFRQVSAIIDVDIVPETCRRVRLLKHGSDKPLGFYIRDGTSVRVTASGLEKQPGIFISRLVPGGLAESTGLLAVNDEVLEVNGIEVAGKTLDQVTDMMVANSSNLIITVKPANQRTLTTPRRGSFSRNSQLSSGSHHTNHTNTSDEIEQDDQDEIVDLTGVTLDDQQHNHIQPTPPNAATESKDGVLHL; the protein is encoded by the exons atgtccaaaaacaaaataaatatcacAAATATCGAATCGGATGTTATTGAAGTCAAATCAAag TTTGATGCCGAATTTCGTAGATGGGGCTTTAAGCGCAATGAGCCcacaacttttgaaaatttctctGCCTTAATTGAACAACTACATAGACTaaataatatacaatttttgattttatatattgATCCTCGTGATAATGACTTATTGCCTATTAATAACGATGACAATTTTGGAAGAGCCTTAAAAACCGCAAAGCCTTTACTAAGAATTATCGTTCAGAGAAAAG ACTATTTTGAAGATTTCTCTGGCTATGGAACTATGAAACCACGTAGTAATATCATAAGTAGTATTCTTGGACAAACGCCAGTAAAGACTAAGGCCCCAACCATATCTAATCCGCATGATTTTCGACAAGTTTCGGCTATTATCGATGTTGATATTGTCCCTGAAACGTGTCGTAGAGTACGTTTACTCAAACATGGTAGCGATAAGCCATTAGGATTTTATATAag AGATGGAACCTCAGTTCGTGTTACAGCTAGTGGACTAGAAAAACAACCAGGTAtatttatatctcgtttagtaCCAGGTGGTTTGGCAGAAAGTACTGGTCTTCTAGCTGTAAATGATGAAGTTTTGGAAGTTAACGGGATTGAAGTCGCTGGAAAAACTCTAGATCAG gTCACCGATATGATGGTCGCAAATAGCTCGAATCTTATTATAACAGTCAAACCAGCCAATCAACGAACTTTGACTACACCCCGACGGGGTTCATTTTCTCGAAACAGTCAATTATCGAGTGGTTCGCATCACACAAACCACACCAATACATCAGATGAGATCGAACAAGACGACCAGGATGAAATAGTCGATTTGACTGGTGTAACTCTTGATGACCAACAACACAACCACATCCAACCGACTCCGCCCAATGCAGCTACAGAGTCCAAAGACGGCGTTTTGcacttataa
- the LOC129909309 gene encoding U1 small nuclear ribonucleoprotein A, producing MMDVRPNQTIYINNLNEKIKKEELKKSLYAIFSQFGQILDIVALKTLKMRGQAFVIFKEISSASNALRTMQGFPFYDKPMRIAYSKTDSDVVAKIKGTFKERPKKVKPPKAPATEEKKDKKKKTGGAENAASNSTAEQPPNQILFLTNLPEETNEMMLSMLFNQFPGFKEVRLVPNRHDIAFVEFATELQSSAAKEALQGFKITPTHAMKITFAKK from the exons ATGATGGATGTACGACCAAATCAAACCATATACATAAATAATCtaaatgaaaaaatcaaaaaagaagaactcaaaaagtcGCTCTATGcgattttttcacaatttgGACAAATCTTGGATATAGTTGCATTGAAAACGCTCAAAATGCGAGGACAAGCATTTGTTATATTCAAAGAAATCTCGAGTGCCTCGAATGCCTTGCGTACAATGCAAGGATTTCCATTTTATGACAAACCAATGAGAATCGCCTATTCGAAGACGGACAGCGATGTGGTTGCCAAAATCAAGGGAACCTTCAAAGAGCGCCCCAAAAAGGTTAAGCCGCCAAAGGCACCAGCTACTGAAGAAAAGAA ggataaaaagaaaaagactGGTGGAGCAGAAAATGCAGCATCCAATTCGACTGCCGAACAGCCAccaaatcaaattcttttcctTACCAATTTACCTGAAGAAACAAATGAGATGATGCTCTCAATGTTGTTCAATCAATTCCCTGGATTCAAGGAGGTACGATTGGTGCCGAATCGACATGATATTGCATTTGTGGAATTCGCTACAGAGTTGCAGAGTAGCGCCGCCAAAGAAGCGCTACAAGGATTCAAGATAACACCAACGCATGCAATGAAAATTACTTTTgccaaaaagtaa
- the LOC129909293 gene encoding uncharacterized protein LOC129909293 — protein MARQRKAAGNTNSAPTPTTTSTSSTQSSQQQSPLPKKPSKQNQQHPNKTRTTTSDSGLFILSKWKTIIGCVCLAIASYFGYLGYLETRVNTPYDSEKMVQRTGLDDPDRYWGSYRPGNYFGLKTRDPHSLVMGLMWYSPQNLGHGGKGIRHWCEIGDNLDSYGWTHHDGRTFGMQEIHDLPFELKTSFVKYPGKQFGGDWTSRISVRNYTNAWNSQISLIWYVALDERTNGHIKYVPDERSSEPGIYGETSGLGEFQVKIKPVKGKLLHKSHLSTATHSLKDLKEILFAHFREVTTKTGRRFISLPGEMISSTSHVADPNFIAIQLTGELDFAIDITYQSTSGFSVGEEIPKPPIGREYTKTLEEKIEGFNEKFEETFHLREKGYSAEEVKFAKYAVSNMMGGIGYFYGSSKVQSVYTKNPVPYWKAPLYTAVPSRSFFPRGFLWDEGFHGLLISSWDLDISLDIICHWFDLLNVEGWIPREQILGAEALAKVPAEFVIQRNTNANPPTFFLTLKKILTQHRKELSVKGRFATLERLYPRLQAWFAWYNNTQKSDVMGAYQWKGRDAQSERELNPKTLTSGLDDFPRASHPTAQERHVDLRCWIAHAASVMAELSTLLGKNDAKYYETASYLSDNKLLNDLHLSPFTETYADYGLHTDSVVLKRPQITQRNAAKYQQQQLEMIRVTLKQPDLRFVDSTFGYANLFPFLLEIIDHDSPYLNKILKDIYNPNILWTKFGLRSLSKTSPLYMKRNTEHDPPYWRGPIWININYLALKALRHYGRIEGPYAATARTIYNELRENVIGNIFREYQRSGYIWEQYDDQTGRGKGCSPFTGWSSLVVLIMSEQY, from the coding sequence ATGGCACGCCAACGAAAAGCCGCCGGAAACACAAATTCGGCACCAACCCCAACTACAACCAGTACAAGTAGTACACAAAGTTCCCAACAACAAAGCCCCTTGCCAAAGAAGCCATCAAAACAAAACCAGCAACATCCAAATAAAACCCGAACAACCACCTCCGATTCGGGTTTATTCATTTTAAGCAAATGGAAGACTATAATTGGTTGTGTTTGTTTGGCAATAGCTTCTTACTTTGGGTATCTCGGTTATTTAGAAACCCGAGTTAATACTCCTTATGACAGTGAGAAAATGGTCCAACGAACTGGGCTAGATGACCCCGATCGTTATTGGGGTTCATATCGACCTGGAAACTATTTTGGGTTAAAAACAAGAGATCCCCATTCGTTGGTTATGGGTTTGATGTGGTATTCACCACAAAATCTAGGTCATGGGGGCAAAGGCATTCGACATTGGTGTGAAATCGGGGATAATCTCGATTCATACGGTTGGACGCATCACGATGGTAGGACTTTTGGGATGCAAGAAATCCATGATCTTCCATTTGAGTTGAAGACTTCGTTTGTCAAGTATCCGGGCAAACAATTCGGTGGAGATTGGACTTCCCGAATTAGTGTTAGGAACTATACAAATGCTTGGAATAGTCAAATCTCGCTAATTTGGTATGTAGCTCTCGATGAGCGTACAAATGGACATATTAAATATGTCCCAGATGAAAGGTCATCTGAACCTGGAATCTATGGTGAGACATCGGGTCTTGGAGAGTTCCAAGTAAAAATTAAGCCAGTTAAGGGGAAACTCCTTCATAAATCGCATTTAAGTACCGCAACACATTCTCTAAAAGATCTGAAAGAGATTCTCTTTGCCCACTTCCGAGAAGTGACCACAAAGACTGGTAGAAGATTTATATCCCTGCCAGGAGAAATGATCTCATCGACAAGTCATGTGGCCGATCCTAATTTCATTGCAATTCAATTAACTGGCGAATTGGATTTCGCTATAGACATTACATATCAATCGACTTCGGGATTCTCGGTTGGGGAGGAGATACCCAAGCCACCGATTGGTAGGGAATATACCAAAACCCTTGAAGAAAAAATTGAgggttttaatgaaaaattcgaAGAAACATTTCACCTCCGTGAGAAGGGTTACTCCGCTGAGGAGGTAAAATTTGCCAAATATGCTGTGAGCAATATGATGGGAGGTATTGGATACTTTTATGGATCATCGAAAGTCCAAAGCgtttatacaaaaaatccaGTTCCATATTGGAAGGCTCCTCTGTATACAGCAGTTCCTTCGAGATCGTTCTTTCCACGAGGATTCCTTTGGGATGAGGGATTTCATGGATTGTTGATATCTTCATGGGATTTGGATATATCCCTTGATATAATTTGTCATTGGTTTGATTTATTGAATGTTGAAGGATGGATACCTCGGGAGCAAATTCTTGGAGCTGAAGCGCTGGCTAAGGTGCCAGCTGAATTTGTTATCCAAAGAAATACAAATGCCAATCCGCCGACTTTCTTTCTTACTTTGAAGAAAATTCTTACCCAACATAGAAAAGAGTTGTCGGTTAAGGGGAGGTTTGCAACTCTGGAGAGATTGTATCCCCGTCTTCAGGCTTGGTTTGCGTGGTATAACAACACTCAGAAGAGTGATGTTATGGGAGCCTATCAATGGAAAGGACGAGATGCTCAAAGTGAACGAGAGCTGAATCCAAAAACATTGACATCGGGTTTGGATGATTTTCCGAGAGCATCACATCCGACAGCACAAGAGCGACATGTGGATCTTCGCTGTTGGATTGCACATGCAGCTAGTGTTATGGCAGAGCTTTCGACTTTGTTGGGGAAAAATGATGCCAAATACTACGAAACGGCTTCGTACTTGTCGGATAACAAACTGCTCAATGATCTCCATTTGAGTCCATTTACAGAAACCTATGCCGACTATGGTCTACATACAGATTCGGTTGTACTTAAACGACCTCAAATCACACAACGTAACGCTGCAAAATATCAGCAACAACAACTTGAAATGATAAGAGTCACTCTAAAGCAACCTGATCTTCGTTTTGTCGATTCTACATTTGGTTATGCGAATTTGTTTCCATTCCTCTTGGAAATCATCGATCACGATTCGCCATATCTTAATAAGATTTTGAAAGATATTTATAATCCGAATATACTTTGGACTAAATTTGGTTTACGTTCGTTGTCAAAGACGTCGCCACTTTATATGAAACGCAATACAGAACATGATCCGCCATATTGGCGTGGTCCAATTtggataaatataaattatttagcTTTGAAGGCATTGCGGCATTATGGTAGAATTGAAGGACCTTATGCTGCTACAGCAAGAACTATATACAATGAACTTCGTGAGAATGTTATTGGTAATATATTTAGGGAATACCAAAGAAGTGGTTATATATGGGAACAATATGATGATCAGACTGGTCGAGGTAAAGGTTGTTCACCGTTTACTGGATGGAGTTCGTTGGTTGTTCTAATTATGTCGGAACAgtactga